In Dyadobacter subterraneus, a single genomic region encodes these proteins:
- a CDS encoding sensor histidine kinase — translation MDKFSQDFAGRYLIERQSGRQRIANHLLFWLAFLAFHLAFFVPHYKDIDFNKVWIVSYSFYYFRFIPVFYLSTAVYLYLRRYISGGRLFVATLLSMAALMHLFTALVFNLLDQLYAVGNLSAGFKILQSVYGKPFWQRSGVEWLYFIYDFQEIQVLFLPLGLKMIKLGVRAQLLSRDLKNQQLQNELVALRSQPSPHFILNALDAAYTEILPIKKSVAEYLENLIDVLQFSLRQSRNQWTSLHGEFEIVLSYVKLESRRFSNRLEVSVFQNGPLTEQQQIPTLVLLTLTENAFKHGVYPNYLSSHLQIELKTEPGWLSFKITNSIPTHPVNKKKERGSGIGLKNTRKRLEMYFPGNHSFEITKTKSDFSVHMRIPIRETSA, via the coding sequence ATGGATAAGTTCTCACAGGACTTTGCTGGAAGATACTTGATAGAGCGTCAGAGTGGCCGGCAAAGAATAGCAAATCATTTGCTGTTCTGGCTGGCCTTCCTGGCTTTCCATCTGGCATTTTTTGTGCCCCATTATAAGGATATTGATTTTAATAAGGTCTGGATTGTATCATACAGCTTTTATTATTTTAGATTCATTCCTGTTTTTTATCTCTCAACGGCAGTCTACCTTTACCTAAGACGCTACATCAGTGGTGGCAGGCTCTTTGTGGCCACACTGCTTTCAATGGCGGCGCTGATGCATCTTTTTACCGCGCTGGTTTTTAACCTGCTCGATCAGCTCTATGCAGTAGGCAACCTTTCTGCTGGCTTTAAAATTCTTCAATCCGTTTATGGTAAACCGTTCTGGCAACGAAGCGGGGTGGAGTGGCTCTACTTTATTTACGATTTTCAGGAAATACAGGTGCTTTTTTTACCGTTAGGCCTTAAAATGATCAAGCTTGGCGTAAGGGCTCAGCTATTGAGCCGTGATCTAAAAAATCAGCAGCTTCAAAATGAACTTGTCGCGTTAAGATCACAGCCATCACCCCATTTTATTCTCAACGCCCTTGATGCGGCCTATACCGAAATTCTTCCCATCAAAAAAAGCGTAGCAGAATACCTCGAAAATCTGATCGATGTACTGCAGTTTTCACTGCGTCAGTCCAGAAATCAGTGGACCAGTCTGCATGGTGAATTTGAGATTGTCCTTAGCTACGTGAAGCTGGAGTCAAGGCGCTTTTCAAATCGGCTGGAAGTATCCGTGTTTCAAAACGGACCGCTCACAGAGCAGCAACAAATCCCAACACTGGTGCTTTTGACGTTGACCGAAAACGCCTTTAAGCACGGGGTATATCCCAACTACCTGTCCAGCCATCTGCAAATAGAGCTTAAAACCGAACCGGGCTGGCTCAGCTTTAAAATAACGAATTCAATCCCGACGCACCCGGTCAATAAAAAAAAGGAACGAGGCTCTGGTATTGGTCTTAAAAATACCCGAAAAAGGCTGGAAATGTATTTCCCCGGTAACCACTCCTTCGAAATCACCAAGACAAAAAGTGATTTCTCAGTGCACATGCGCATTCCAATCCGGGAAACTTCTGCATGA
- a CDS encoding SusC/RagA family TonB-linked outer membrane protein: MRLFLTLFFLGLLQTLSAQSVLKGRVVSLPDSAALAGAVIKLKGVNQGVTTDENGRFTLVTELDTLSLQISYIGFQPRELRLHLPAPNLVVAGLLPDENQLGEVVISTGYEKIPRERATGSFSFVDNALLNRRVGADIVSRLDDVAAGLINNRGKGGAQGLLIRGQSTINSAARPLIVIDNFAYAGDLNTINPNDIESITILKDAAAASIWGSRAGNGVIVITTKKGSGSGAVQISLNSNLTVGAKPDLFYQPRMSTADYIANERHLFESGGYSSAEKSASHYPLTPVSELLIAQRDKVISAEQAESQIQKLTSYDVRNDYEKYLYQSSISQQYALSFKGGSPKHRYFVSGGYDRTRPSEVGNSSQRLTFNANNTFVLSPKLEFSAGIYYAESKSKTNNPGALTYTNPLTGNISTAIYPYAQLADQNGNALSIIKDYRLSFTGQAQKQGLLNWDYSPLQEMAAADNSVKLTDYRINLGTEYKILPSLTFSGLYQYGRGITVSRNLYSQNTYMARNLINQLTSVDSAGLVRRNLPLGGILDQSESAYTSHSGRAQLHYQQTLFGTDELTVLAGAEIRNFSTEGGSSRYYGYDERYASNSPVDYTTAFRSFVNPATTLRIPFVDSRYGTTDRYLSFYVNGSYTLKKKYIFSASARKDQSNLFGVKTNDKSVPLYSLGAAWNLSQERFFHVGWLPYLKLRSTFGYSGNSNTNVSAYTTAYIEGTDYYTGAPYAVISNPPNSNLRWEKVKNLNFALDFETRNRILSGTVEYYLKKGIDLIGSMPYPGSSGVKTFTGNYASTSGRGLDVTLSARIFDKVFKWQSDLLFSRAADKVTKYDVKALSTDYLGNGDGTSIYPLEGKPLYSVYSLKWAGLDPLTGNPQGYLGSEVSKDYASILKADPATLVYNGPARPKLFGALRNSFSWKSLALSVNINYRFGHYFRLRSVSYTDLNNGVVTHSDYALRWQKPGDELTTQVPSSPQISNTNRDNFYAYAQPLVKKADNIRLQDINLSYNLTGGGLKKLPFHSASLYLYANNIGILWKSYKGKLDPDYAQAAFAPVRSLSLGVKIDL; encoded by the coding sequence ATGAGATTATTTTTAACCCTATTTTTCCTAGGCCTCTTACAAACCCTCAGCGCACAGTCTGTACTGAAGGGTAGGGTAGTTTCCCTACCTGACAGTGCTGCGCTGGCTGGGGCGGTTATCAAGCTGAAAGGTGTAAATCAGGGGGTGACTACCGATGAAAACGGACGGTTTACCCTGGTTACCGAGCTTGATACGCTCAGCCTTCAGATTTCCTATATCGGGTTTCAACCAAGGGAACTAAGGCTTCATTTGCCAGCTCCCAACCTGGTGGTTGCAGGGCTATTGCCCGATGAGAACCAGTTGGGAGAGGTGGTCATTTCCACCGGATATGAAAAGATCCCCAGGGAACGGGCGACAGGTTCCTTCTCTTTTGTGGATAACGCGCTTTTGAACCGAAGGGTAGGGGCGGACATTGTCAGCAGGCTTGACGATGTGGCTGCGGGACTGATCAACAACAGGGGCAAAGGCGGCGCTCAGGGTCTGCTCATACGCGGTCAGAGTACGATCAATTCGGCCGCACGGCCTCTGATTGTCATTGATAATTTTGCTTATGCGGGTGATCTAAATACCATCAATCCTAATGACATTGAAAGTATAACCATCTTAAAAGACGCCGCAGCCGCTTCGATCTGGGGCTCGCGGGCTGGTAATGGTGTGATCGTAATTACGACCAAAAAGGGTAGCGGCAGCGGGGCGGTGCAGATTTCATTAAACTCCAATCTGACCGTGGGAGCAAAGCCGGATCTTTTTTACCAGCCCCGCATGAGCACGGCTGATTATATTGCCAACGAGCGTCATTTATTTGAAAGTGGAGGTTACAGTTCTGCTGAGAAAAGTGCATCTCATTATCCGCTTACGCCGGTATCTGAGCTTTTAATCGCCCAGCGTGATAAAGTGATTTCTGCTGAACAGGCCGAATCGCAGATTCAGAAACTTACCAGCTACGATGTGCGTAATGATTATGAAAAATACCTTTACCAAAGCAGTATCAGCCAGCAGTATGCACTTTCTTTTAAAGGCGGCAGCCCAAAGCACCGCTACTTTGTTTCGGGAGGTTATGACAGGACAAGGCCAAGCGAGGTGGGAAATAGCTCCCAGCGGCTAACATTTAATGCAAACAATACCTTTGTCTTAAGCCCAAAACTGGAATTTTCCGCTGGTATCTACTATGCTGAATCCAAAAGTAAAACCAATAACCCGGGCGCTTTGACCTATACCAATCCGCTTACAGGCAATATCTCTACGGCGATCTATCCTTACGCACAGCTGGCAGATCAGAACGGTAATGCGCTTAGCATTATCAAGGATTACCGTCTTTCCTTTACCGGGCAGGCTCAAAAGCAGGGACTTTTAAACTGGGATTACAGCCCGCTGCAGGAAATGGCTGCGGCGGACAACAGTGTAAAACTGACCGATTACAGGATAAATCTGGGCACTGAATATAAGATACTGCCTTCACTTACTTTTTCGGGTCTTTACCAGTATGGCAGAGGAATCACTGTGTCCAGAAATCTTTACAGTCAAAATACCTACATGGCAAGAAACCTGATCAATCAGCTGACCTCTGTTGACAGCGCGGGTCTTGTGAGACGAAATCTTCCTTTGGGCGGAATCCTGGATCAGTCTGAAAGCGCTTACACTTCCCATAGTGGGCGGGCCCAGCTGCATTACCAGCAGACACTTTTCGGTACAGACGAGCTGACAGTTCTTGCAGGCGCGGAAATCAGAAATTTTTCTACCGAAGGAGGAAGCAGCCGTTATTATGGTTACGATGAGCGGTATGCATCCAATAGCCCGGTGGATTATACCACCGCATTCCGATCTTTTGTCAATCCGGCCACCACACTGCGCATTCCCTTTGTTGACAGCCGATATGGAACGACCGACCGGTATTTGTCCTTTTATGTGAACGGTTCATATACCCTGAAAAAAAAGTATATCTTTTCTGCTAGCGCCAGAAAAGACCAGAGTAATCTTTTTGGCGTAAAAACAAATGATAAAAGCGTTCCGCTTTACTCTTTGGGCGCTGCCTGGAACTTGTCCCAGGAAAGGTTTTTCCATGTGGGTTGGCTTCCGTATTTAAAATTAAGATCCACCTTTGGGTATAGTGGCAACAGCAATACGAATGTGTCTGCCTATACGACAGCCTACATCGAAGGGACTGATTATTATACCGGCGCGCCATATGCTGTGATCAGTAATCCTCCCAACTCCAACCTTCGCTGGGAAAAAGTAAAAAACCTTAATTTTGCTTTGGACTTTGAAACCCGCAACCGGATTCTGTCGGGCACTGTGGAATACTATCTTAAAAAAGGTATCGATTTAATTGGCAGTATGCCTTACCCGGGAAGTTCGGGAGTTAAAACCTTTACGGGCAATTATGCCTCAACGTCAGGACGCGGGTTGGATGTGACGCTGAGCGCCAGAATATTTGACAAAGTATTTAAATGGCAAAGCGATCTGCTTTTTAGCCGCGCGGCAGATAAGGTCACAAAATATGATGTAAAGGCCCTTTCAACGGATTATTTGGGCAATGGGGATGGGACTTCCATCTATCCGTTGGAAGGAAAGCCGTTATACAGCGTATATAGCCTGAAATGGGCGGGGCTTGACCCGCTGACAGGAAACCCACAGGGGTATCTGGGCAGTGAAGTGAGCAAGGACTACGCTTCGATTCTGAAAGCGGATCCTGCCACGCTGGTTTACAATGGCCCGGCCCGGCCTAAACTTTTTGGCGCCCTTCGCAACAGTTTTTCCTGGAAATCACTGGCCTTGTCAGTCAATATCAATTACAGGTTTGGACATTATTTCAGACTTCGCTCGGTTTCCTATACCGATCTAAACAATGGTGTGGTTACCCATAGTGATTACGCGCTCCGTTGGCAGAAGCCTGGAGATGAGCTTACCACTCAGGTGCCTTCAAGCCCTCAGATTTCAAACACCAACCGGGATAACTTTTATGCTTACGCGCAGCCGCTGGTTAAAAAGGCAGATAATATCCGTTTACAGGATATTAACCTGAGCTATAACCTTACAGGCGGTGGGCTGAAAAAATTACCGTTTCACTCGGCAAGCCTTTATTTATATGCCAATAACATTGGCATTCTGTGGAAATCCTACAAAGGAAAACTTGATCCGGATTATGCGCAGGCGGCTTTTGCTCCGGTCCGCAGTTTGAGTCTGGGCGTTAAAATTGATCTTTAA
- a CDS encoding MauE/DoxX family redox-associated membrane protein: MKLTMLRLITALLVFLFFYTAIAKLTDLGTFERELLNQTVPRWSVPLLLWLIPSAELLSVGLLLSPPVRILGLYLSACMMLVFTTYMGLVLLKIFERVPCSCGGVLKSMGFGFHFIFNMFFFLLSLTGIWLMRSMRRRQHPD, from the coding sequence ATGAAATTGACCATGCTCCGACTGATCACTGCTCTTCTGGTTTTTCTATTCTTTTACACGGCGATAGCAAAACTAACCGACCTTGGCACATTCGAAAGGGAGCTGCTAAACCAAACAGTTCCGCGCTGGTCCGTTCCACTGCTGCTGTGGCTAATTCCTTCGGCAGAACTTTTGTCTGTTGGCCTATTGTTAAGCCCGCCTGTACGCATTTTGGGACTATATCTATCAGCATGTATGATGCTTGTTTTTACAACATACATGGGCCTTGTGCTTTTGAAAATATTTGAGCGCGTTCCCTGCAGCTGCGGTGGCGTACTCAAGTCGATGGGATTTGGGTTCCATTTTATTTTTAACATGTTTTTCTTTTTGCTTTCTCTTACCGGGATCTGGCTGATGCGCAGCATGCGCCGGCGGCAGCACCCGGACTGA
- a CDS encoding Crp/Fnr family transcriptional regulator: protein MKKQKLTAYLSGLYMLSLQFSAALEAAISSKNLKKGQVLSHTAAIPGIWFIESGLAKGVYYDQNGKEHITRFWKQGEIMLLAKGVQPPAFTAEHIVLLEDSRLATLTSASLIFLYHTFPEASKLSAKMLLTDRNLGELRSYLCSLGGREAYRIFKQHFPSHRLLLQDIASYLEISPGRLSEIRRKST, encoded by the coding sequence ATGAAAAAACAAAAACTCACCGCTTACCTATCGGGCTTATACATGCTGAGTTTGCAGTTCAGCGCTGCACTGGAGGCTGCCATTAGCAGCAAAAACCTGAAAAAAGGTCAGGTACTCAGCCATACCGCTGCCATCCCCGGAATCTGGTTTATTGAATCAGGCCTGGCGAAAGGCGTTTATTATGATCAAAATGGAAAAGAACATATTACACGTTTTTGGAAGCAGGGCGAAATCATGCTGCTGGCCAAGGGAGTCCAACCGCCTGCATTCACCGCCGAACACATTGTGCTTCTGGAAGACAGCCGCCTGGCCACACTGACCAGCGCCAGTCTGATTTTCCTTTACCACACTTTTCCGGAAGCCTCCAAACTTTCGGCAAAAATGCTTCTGACCGACCGCAACCTTGGCGAACTACGGTCCTACCTGTGCTCGCTTGGCGGCCGGGAAGCTTACAGGATCTTCAAGCAGCATTTTCCTTCGCACCGCCTTCTTCTTCAGGACATTGCAAGTTATTTGGAAATCTCCCCGGGCCGTTTGAGCGAAATCAGAAGAAAATCAACATGA
- a CDS encoding RagB/SusD family nutrient uptake outer membrane protein — MKAKYFYLLLILVLGGTLPGCESDFLDEKPRKSLLVPTSLEDFQALLDNGLQLMNTVPYHTLLADGDFKLTDAYYLSQSQLNRDTYSWSDQAQRTLPGWDTPYKQIFNCNVALDGLSQLGKDQQQSQDYAQLKAAALFYRASAFYQLALQFAPGYIAGGENSAPGIVLPLRADVDQQLGRSTVKETYDRILADLTLAESSLPAVAAYLSRPGKPAALALLARVYLTMQDYSQALSYAEQCLGLKGGLLDYNTLTATSAAPFPLAFNQGNTELLVFSEMRSSLLGNAAITVDSSLYNSYQPGDLRKVLYFNSSRNFKGSYTGTLYPFAGLATDEVYLVKAECQARLGKTDQAMQTLNALLEKRWAKKDFKPLSAASARQALEIILLERRKELLGRGIRWADLKRLNQDPAFAVTLSRTISGKNYVLAPGSQRYQFKIPEDQVSFGVVAQNP; from the coding sequence ATGAAAGCAAAATATTTTTATCTCCTATTGATCTTAGTCCTGGGTGGTACACTCCCAGGCTGTGAAAGTGATTTTCTTGATGAAAAGCCCAGAAAATCATTACTGGTACCAACAAGCCTTGAAGATTTTCAGGCGCTTCTTGATAATGGACTTCAGCTGATGAATACAGTGCCTTACCACACCTTGCTTGCGGACGGAGATTTTAAACTGACCGACGCGTATTATTTAAGCCAAAGCCAGTTGAACCGGGACACCTATAGTTGGAGTGATCAGGCTCAGCGCACCCTGCCGGGATGGGATACGCCCTACAAGCAGATTTTTAACTGTAATGTGGCATTGGATGGCCTGTCTCAGCTTGGAAAGGATCAGCAGCAAAGTCAGGATTACGCCCAGCTGAAAGCTGCTGCATTATTTTACAGGGCATCGGCCTTTTATCAGCTGGCCCTTCAGTTTGCCCCAGGATACATCGCCGGCGGAGAAAACAGTGCCCCCGGGATTGTACTGCCGCTGCGGGCAGATGTTGATCAGCAGCTGGGCAGAAGCACTGTGAAAGAAACCTATGATAGGATTCTGGCCGATCTGACGCTCGCAGAATCATCTTTGCCCGCGGTAGCTGCTTATCTTTCAAGGCCTGGTAAGCCGGCAGCCCTAGCGCTTTTGGCCCGGGTGTATTTAACTATGCAGGATTATAGTCAGGCACTTTCTTATGCTGAGCAGTGTCTGGGTTTAAAAGGTGGGCTTTTGGATTACAATACCCTGACAGCAACCAGCGCCGCTCCCTTTCCGCTTGCTTTCAATCAGGGTAATACTGAGCTTCTGGTTTTCTCAGAGATGCGCTCCTCACTCTTGGGGAATGCCGCTATTACGGTTGACTCATCGCTCTACAATTCATACCAGCCCGGGGATTTAAGAAAGGTACTTTATTTTAACAGCAGCCGAAATTTTAAAGGAAGCTACACAGGCACGTTATATCCCTTTGCTGGTCTTGCTACCGATGAGGTTTATCTGGTGAAGGCCGAGTGTCAGGCAAGACTGGGAAAAACAGATCAGGCGATGCAGACGCTCAATGCGCTGCTGGAAAAGCGGTGGGCAAAAAAAGATTTCAAGCCGCTTTCGGCAGCCTCTGCGCGCCAGGCGCTGGAGATCATTCTGTTGGAGAGAAGAAAGGAGCTGCTTGGACGTGGAATCCGGTGGGCTGATCTAAAAAGACTCAATCAGGACCCGGCCTTTGCGGTAACGTTGTCAAGAACGATATCTGGGAAGAACTATGTGTTAGCGCCCGGTTCGCAGCGCTACCAGTTTAAAATTCCTGAGGACCAGGTCTCATTTGGCGTGGTTGCACAGAATCCCTAA
- a CDS encoding lantibiotic dehydratase encodes MNIKTHQFFILRRPLLSMQAYYDFQKKISENENALELGLKTIFSDPILQQGIYLASPQLHDLMLAFLGDEPIGNKKKVIYTLYKYLIRSATRCTPFGLFAGYFPGSFKEVTHVRFPKTDRLICFTKADMQLAYELTSQIISNEPLADTNSKYFPNTSLYRVAGYYRYLYREVQGAQTDFILSEINADVLLEKILSFARNGATPAELIDILLKEKINQQQAYDWIADLIQAQLLVSSHMLNITGEDFIERFVRTFQSHHQSRESEILKTFQNFLLKPEAIEKQHTKLKDMLQKAFPSFSAKNLIRADVRFKTELCTLSQRVISLILKDMQELSPLMQKPSFTDLDNFASALYERYGQKKVPLLQALDFDYGVGYGTLKPGARGIFPLLEGLQQNPAKISKEQKVNRFAQEAYQKALSNNEWSIRLTESILAEHSVKAKDNFPSEFYLFGSILARTEKEMDQGYFNFEFKGMGGPSSLNLISRLSSSDKQLAGLLKQATGTQQTALKDAVYAEISHFPGFKEANIMARAEIRTYEIPYLSISNKDLHFQITPDDLMISSDGKQLLLTSKRLERHVIPMLTSAHDYRNGLPLYRFLCEFSQHSAGAYLHWDWGSLSQMPRLPRVSYKHWILSKACWNLDKTVLEEFIETTAEPVAAWQKISRKLSIPRYFQIGEADHQLLIDAKSIPAMVLLKEFVKKNGRIILTEYLQGSRSWLRDQGQAVANEIIIPFKAASSQNRLGPSYTKQKATAQQNAGVDFSVGSQWLYVKIYCSQGNSDQILETYIAPLCNTLIESKQIEKWFFVRYQDPAPHLRIRFFHGSSPDFWILVLSRLHPVMAQSLREQSVSKMQIETYQRELERYHMLDYDAVESLFFYDSIFVSHALPLLRQNIDPDTYWLAALRSADELFSALGLDLGSKIELVKKLHKTLAEELDTAEDLVVMDHNYRLEKIKISAVMSDSASLLSDDIRLSKLFEDRTKAFGLILQHHHKLDLPARHELTAHLIHMHLNRWFSAEQRRQELVIYHYLEKFYDSAWKYYQHLKISV; translated from the coding sequence ATGAACATCAAAACGCACCAATTTTTCATTTTAAGAAGGCCTCTTCTTTCCATGCAAGCCTATTATGACTTTCAAAAGAAGATCTCAGAGAATGAAAACGCTTTGGAGCTCGGACTTAAGACGATCTTTTCCGACCCGATCCTGCAGCAAGGAATTTATCTTGCCTCCCCACAGCTTCATGATCTGATGCTTGCTTTTCTTGGAGATGAACCCATTGGCAATAAGAAAAAGGTGATCTATACGCTTTACAAGTATTTGATAAGATCTGCCACACGCTGTACGCCATTTGGTCTTTTTGCAGGTTATTTCCCGGGTAGCTTTAAGGAAGTCACCCATGTACGCTTTCCTAAAACAGATCGACTGATATGTTTTACAAAGGCTGACATGCAGCTCGCATATGAGCTGACCAGCCAGATAATCAGTAATGAACCGCTAGCTGACACAAATTCCAAATACTTCCCAAACACTTCTCTATACAGGGTGGCTGGCTATTACCGTTACCTGTATAGAGAAGTTCAGGGAGCACAGACAGATTTTATACTTTCTGAAATAAACGCAGATGTTTTACTGGAGAAAATCTTATCATTTGCAAGAAACGGTGCTACGCCCGCTGAGCTTATTGATATCCTACTGAAGGAAAAAATAAATCAGCAGCAGGCCTATGATTGGATAGCAGATTTGATCCAGGCGCAGCTGCTTGTCAGCAGTCACATGCTTAACATTACCGGTGAGGATTTTATTGAGCGCTTTGTGCGCACCTTTCAGAGTCATCACCAATCCCGCGAATCCGAGATACTTAAAACCTTTCAGAATTTTCTCTTAAAGCCGGAAGCAATCGAAAAGCAGCACACAAAGCTTAAAGATATGCTTCAAAAAGCATTTCCTTCATTTAGCGCCAAAAATCTGATCCGGGCTGATGTTCGCTTTAAAACAGAATTATGCACACTTAGCCAACGGGTGATCAGCTTGATTTTAAAAGATATGCAAGAGCTAAGCCCACTGATGCAAAAACCATCATTTACAGACCTTGACAATTTTGCCAGTGCTCTTTACGAACGCTACGGGCAAAAAAAGGTTCCGCTTTTGCAGGCGCTTGATTTTGACTATGGCGTAGGTTATGGCACTTTAAAACCCGGTGCACGAGGAATCTTTCCGCTCTTGGAGGGATTACAGCAAAATCCGGCAAAAATCTCGAAAGAACAAAAAGTAAATCGCTTTGCTCAGGAAGCCTATCAGAAGGCGCTTTCAAATAACGAATGGAGCATTAGGCTTACAGAGTCAATATTGGCTGAGCACAGCGTGAAAGCAAAGGATAATTTTCCTTCTGAATTTTATTTGTTTGGAAGTATTCTGGCGCGTACTGAAAAGGAAATGGACCAAGGGTATTTTAATTTCGAATTTAAGGGTATGGGCGGCCCCTCATCACTGAATTTAATCAGCCGTTTAAGCAGCAGCGACAAGCAGCTTGCAGGCCTTTTGAAGCAGGCTACCGGCACGCAGCAGACCGCTTTAAAAGATGCTGTCTATGCAGAGATCAGTCACTTTCCAGGTTTTAAAGAGGCCAATATTATGGCAAGAGCTGAAATAAGAACCTACGAAATCCCTTATCTTTCCATAAGTAATAAAGATCTGCATTTTCAGATCACCCCGGATGATCTGATGATCAGCTCCGATGGGAAGCAGCTTTTATTGACCAGCAAGCGGCTTGAAAGGCATGTCATCCCAATGCTTACCAGTGCGCACGATTATAGAAACGGCCTTCCCCTTTACCGGTTTCTATGTGAATTCTCTCAGCACAGCGCAGGCGCCTACCTGCATTGGGATTGGGGATCGCTTTCGCAGATGCCAAGGCTTCCCAGAGTCAGCTACAAACACTGGATTCTTAGCAAGGCCTGCTGGAACCTTGATAAAACAGTCCTTGAAGAGTTCATCGAGACCACAGCAGAACCGGTGGCAGCCTGGCAGAAAATAAGCAGAAAGCTTAGTATCCCCCGTTATTTTCAAATCGGCGAGGCCGACCATCAGCTTCTGATCGATGCGAAAAGCATACCTGCAATGGTGCTGCTAAAAGAATTTGTAAAAAAAAACGGACGAATCATCCTGACCGAGTACCTGCAGGGCTCCCGCAGCTGGCTAAGGGATCAGGGCCAGGCTGTTGCCAATGAAATTATTATCCCTTTTAAAGCGGCAAGTTCACAAAACCGGCTTGGACCGTCGTATACAAAACAAAAAGCCACAGCTCAGCAAAACGCCGGTGTAGATTTTAGCGTCGGAAGCCAGTGGCTTTATGTAAAAATTTACTGCTCTCAGGGCAACTCAGACCAGATTCTTGAAACTTATATAGCGCCGCTTTGTAACACGCTGATTGAAAGTAAGCAGATCGAAAAATGGTTTTTTGTCCGCTACCAGGATCCGGCACCACATTTAAGAATCCGCTTTTTTCATGGAAGCAGCCCCGATTTCTGGATACTGGTTTTATCCCGCCTGCACCCGGTCATGGCTCAGAGTCTTCGTGAGCAGTCCGTTTCAAAAATGCAAATAGAGACTTACCAAAGAGAGTTGGAACGCTATCACATGCTGGATTATGATGCTGTGGAATCGCTATTTTTTTATGACAGCATATTTGTCAGCCACGCTTTGCCGCTACTTCGGCAAAATATAGACCCGGATACGTACTGGCTTGCAGCGCTGCGCTCAGCGGACGAGCTGTTTTCTGCATTAGGCCTTGATCTGGGTTCCAAAATTGAGCTTGTTAAAAAACTTCATAAAACCCTGGCAGAAGAACTTGACACTGCTGAGGATCTTGTGGTTATGGACCACAATTACCGGCTAGAAAAAATAAAGATCTCAGCAGTGATGAGCGACTCGGCTTCGCTCTTATCTGACGATATCAGGCTCAGTAAACTTTTTGAAGACAGAACCAAGGCGTTCGGTTTAATTCTTCAACACCACCACAAGCTTGATCTACCGGCAAGACATGAGCTCACTGCTCATTTAATACACATGCATCTGAACCGCTGGTTTAGTGCTGAGCAGCGGCGCCAAGAATTAGTCATCTATCACTATTTAGAGAAGTTTTACGACTCTGCATGGAAATATTACCAACATCTGAAAATTTCAGTATAA
- a CDS encoding LytR/AlgR family response regulator transcription factor translates to MKEDEIKPLQCLIIDDEPHAHSTLKFHMESVPWLGFAGSCLNGVEALEVLSHFTPDVIFLDVNMPYLTGLDLLEIIDKQNVLVVLTTAHVEYAVDGFDYDVADFLLKPVTSKKFVKTAHKLLNRFTQRKISGFQPEPPLPIVPADPVETVRADHQENKKQDPAALATDHVVFNEKTLWIKDHKKLIPILYKELVLIESKANYVHIYNRSRFYTTRLTMSSLSDGLPENFVLTHRSYIVNRDEISEIEGNELIMSNGNRAKITADARNEIFKRLM, encoded by the coding sequence ATGAAAGAAGATGAAATCAAACCTTTACAATGTCTGATCATTGATGATGAGCCGCATGCGCACAGCACACTTAAATTTCACATGGAAAGCGTCCCCTGGCTGGGGTTTGCAGGCAGTTGTCTGAATGGGGTCGAGGCTCTTGAGGTGCTTTCCCACTTCACACCCGACGTAATTTTTCTGGATGTGAATATGCCCTACTTGACAGGACTGGATCTGCTGGAGATTATTGACAAGCAAAACGTGCTGGTTGTGCTAACTACGGCACATGTCGAGTACGCTGTCGACGGATTTGACTACGATGTTGCCGATTTCCTTTTAAAACCGGTCACCTCAAAAAAGTTTGTAAAAACGGCGCATAAGCTACTTAACAGATTTACCCAAAGAAAAATATCAGGATTTCAACCGGAGCCGCCCCTGCCAATTGTGCCTGCTGATCCTGTTGAAACTGTAAGGGCGGATCATCAGGAAAATAAAAAACAAGATCCCGCTGCACTAGCTACAGACCATGTGGTTTTTAATGAGAAAACGCTTTGGATTAAGGACCATAAAAAGCTTATTCCGATACTATACAAGGAACTGGTGCTGATTGAAAGCAAAGCCAATTACGTACACATTTACAACCGCAGCCGCTTTTACACAACCAGGCTGACGATGAGCAGTCTAAGTGACGGCCTTCCGGAAAACTTTGTGCTCACGCACCGTTCTTACATTGTAAACCGCGATGAGATTTCTGAAATTGAAGGCAATGAGCTGATTATGAGCAATGGTAACCGGGCCAAGATCACGGCCGATGCCAGAAACGAAATTTTTAAAAGGCTTATGTAA